Proteins encoded by one window of Halorubrum ruber:
- a CDS encoding ABC transporter permease, translated as MASRNLRRNRVRTVLAVLGVCIGVLAVAALGIFGNVLALGADDAIGDIGTQVVVSPNADAGVESLSDADVASIRRAVGEPAVVPLYSDSATVARQGDQTFATVYGIEEPALAYEAAEGRLPERHRQGAILGAGIAADLDAGAGDTVEIAGSQVRVIAVLVESQTFSPVAPDDAVFLPESAFSADGYAQALVISDSGAEARAAADAIREEVNARQERVDLFELAALVDEINEFFDLLSTFLLGLGAISLVVAGVSILNVMLMSTVERRQEIGVMRAVGVARRDVLRVLLAEAGLIGAAGAAAGTLLTVLLVAGLVIATPAVDAALVLDPTNGYYLLLALVFGVGVGIVSGAYPAWKAANERPVEALRN; from the coding sequence ATGGCCTCGCGCAACCTGCGACGGAACCGCGTTCGGACGGTGTTGGCGGTGCTGGGCGTCTGTATCGGTGTCCTCGCGGTCGCGGCGCTCGGCATCTTCGGGAACGTGCTTGCGCTGGGCGCCGACGACGCCATCGGCGACATCGGGACGCAGGTCGTCGTCTCGCCGAACGCTGACGCGGGCGTTGAATCTCTTTCGGACGCGGACGTCGCCTCGATCCGGCGCGCGGTCGGCGAACCGGCCGTGGTGCCGCTATACTCCGACAGCGCCACGGTCGCGCGGCAGGGCGACCAGACGTTCGCGACGGTGTACGGGATCGAGGAGCCGGCGTTGGCGTACGAGGCCGCGGAGGGGCGGCTCCCCGAGCGCCACCGGCAGGGCGCGATCCTCGGCGCGGGGATCGCGGCGGACCTCGACGCCGGCGCGGGCGACACCGTCGAGATCGCGGGGTCGCAGGTGCGGGTGATCGCCGTGTTGGTCGAGAGCCAGACGTTCAGCCCGGTGGCGCCCGACGACGCCGTCTTCCTGCCGGAGTCGGCGTTCTCGGCCGACGGCTACGCGCAGGCGCTCGTCATCTCCGACTCGGGGGCGGAGGCACGCGCCGCGGCGGACGCCATCCGCGAGGAGGTGAACGCCCGACAGGAGCGCGTCGACCTGTTCGAATTAGCCGCGCTCGTCGACGAGATCAACGAGTTCTTCGACCTGCTCTCGACGTTCCTGCTCGGGCTCGGCGCGATCTCCTTAGTCGTCGCCGGCGTCTCGATCCTCAACGTCATGCTGATGAGCACCGTCGAGCGCAGGCAGGAGATCGGGGTGATGCGCGCGGTGGGCGTCGCCCGCCGCGACGTGTTGCGCGTCCTGCTCGCGGAGGCCGGGCTGATCGGCGCGGCCGGCGCCGCGGCCGGCACGCTGCTCACGGTCCTGCTCGTCGCCGGGCTCGTCATCGCGACGCCCGCGGTCGACGCCGCGCTCGTGCTCGACCCGACGAACGGCTACTACCTCCTGCTCGCTCTCGTCTTCGGCGTTGGCGTGGGGATCGTCAGCGGCGCGTACCCCGCTTGGAAGGCGGCCAACGAGCGCCCGGTTGAGGCGCTGCGGAACTGA
- the psmA gene encoding archaeal proteasome endopeptidase complex subunit alpha, whose translation MMGNNDQQAYDRGTSLFSPDGRIYQVEYAREAVSRGAPSVGVRTTDGVVFVAMSRPSSSLMEAESIEKLHKLDDHVGTASAGHVADARQLIDLARRQSQGNRLRYGEPVGVETLTKFVTDHIQENTQRGGTRPYGAALLIGGIDDGEPRLFAADPSGTPNEWKATVIGGGRQEIQGHLEDEWTDDLSLSDGIELAVAALAAHDDEFEPSDLAVATVTEADGFRTVPVEEVEAAFEAAGLDVDDEEDDETDADDTDAEDTDADDTDAGAGE comes from the coding sequence ATGATGGGGAACAACGACCAGCAGGCGTACGACCGCGGCACGTCGCTGTTCTCGCCCGACGGGCGCATCTACCAGGTCGAGTACGCCCGCGAGGCGGTCTCGCGCGGCGCGCCGAGCGTCGGCGTCCGGACGACGGACGGCGTCGTCTTCGTCGCGATGTCTCGCCCCTCCTCGTCGCTGATGGAGGCCGAGAGCATCGAGAAGCTCCACAAGCTCGACGACCACGTCGGCACCGCGAGCGCGGGCCACGTCGCCGACGCCCGCCAGCTGATCGACCTCGCGCGCCGCCAGTCGCAGGGGAACCGCCTGCGCTACGGCGAGCCCGTCGGCGTCGAGACGCTGACGAAGTTCGTCACCGACCACATCCAAGAGAACACGCAGCGCGGCGGCACGCGCCCCTACGGCGCCGCGCTCCTCATCGGCGGCATCGACGACGGCGAGCCGCGCCTGTTCGCCGCCGACCCCTCGGGCACGCCCAACGAGTGGAAGGCGACCGTCATCGGCGGCGGCCGGCAGGAGATTCAGGGCCACCTCGAAGACGAGTGGACCGACGACCTCTCGCTTTCGGACGGCATCGAGCTCGCGGTCGCGGCGCTGGCCGCCCACGACGACGAGTTCGAGCCCTCGGACCTCGCGGTCGCGACCGTGACCGAGGCCGACGGCTTCCGGACGGTCCCGGTCGAGGAGGTCGAGGCCGCGTTCGAGGCGGCGGGCCTCGACGTCGACGACGAGGAGGACGATGAGACCGACGCGGACGACACCGACGCGGAAGACACCGACGCGGACGACACCGACGCGGGCGCCGGCGAGTAG
- a CDS encoding ATP-binding cassette domain-containing protein translates to MSGDVELDAEPASERSTESTDGSPVEAAPSDGHGVALRGVVKRYPSGGGEPVVALDDVDFAVRPGEFVAVVGPSGSGKSTLLNVLGLLDDPTEGQRLLDGVDVTNLSVAERTRARKESIGFVFQDFHLLPTLTAVENVAMPTAFDPGDATDRAADLLSRFGLGDRLDHEPSELSGGQKQRVAIARALINEPAVLLADEPTGNLDTETGEAILAEFERVKAEGVAVVAVTHDPLVEEYADRVVDLTDGKMTGGLPDGAGSMSDAEPESGDEPESGDEPESDNEPKSGNEPESGDEPESESNWADWGSQ, encoded by the coding sequence GTGAGCGGGGATGTCGAACTCGACGCGGAGCCCGCGAGCGAGCGGTCGACCGAGTCGACGGACGGTTCACCGGTCGAGGCCGCCCCGAGCGACGGCCACGGCGTCGCGCTCCGGGGCGTCGTCAAGCGCTATCCGAGCGGCGGCGGCGAGCCGGTCGTCGCGCTCGACGACGTCGACTTCGCGGTGCGGCCCGGCGAGTTCGTCGCCGTGGTGGGTCCCAGCGGCTCCGGGAAGTCGACGCTGCTGAACGTGCTCGGGCTGCTCGACGACCCGACCGAGGGGCAGCGACTCCTCGACGGCGTCGACGTGACGAACCTCTCCGTCGCGGAGCGGACGCGGGCGCGAAAGGAGTCGATCGGGTTCGTCTTCCAGGACTTCCACCTGCTGCCGACGCTGACCGCGGTCGAGAACGTCGCGATGCCGACCGCGTTCGACCCCGGCGACGCGACGGACCGCGCCGCGGACCTGCTCTCGCGGTTCGGGCTCGGAGACCGGCTCGACCACGAGCCGAGCGAGCTGTCCGGCGGGCAGAAACAGCGCGTCGCCATCGCCCGCGCGCTGATCAACGAGCCGGCCGTGCTGCTCGCGGACGAGCCGACGGGGAACCTCGACACCGAGACGGGGGAGGCGATCCTCGCGGAGTTCGAACGCGTCAAGGCCGAGGGGGTTGCCGTCGTCGCGGTGACGCACGACCCGCTCGTCGAGGAGTACGCCGACCGCGTCGTCGACCTCACCGACGGGAAGATGACCGGCGGGCTGCCGGACGGCGCCGGATCGATGTCCGACGCCGAACCGGAAAGCGGTGACGAGCCGGAAAGCGGTGACGAGCCGGAAAGCGACAACGAGCCGAAAAGCGGCAACGAACCGGAAAGCGGCGACGAACCGGAATCCGAGAGCAACTGGGCCGACTGGGGTAGCCAATGA
- a CDS encoding sulfurtransferase TusA family protein encodes MSTELDIAETLDVKGLSCPMPIVKTKGAIDDLAPGEVLKVVATDPGSVSDIDGWATGTDGVTLLEQEEGDDVYTHYVRKEE; translated from the coding sequence ATGAGCACAGAACTCGACATCGCGGAGACCCTGGACGTGAAAGGACTGAGCTGCCCGATGCCCATCGTGAAGACGAAGGGCGCGATAGACGACCTCGCCCCCGGTGAGGTGTTGAAGGTCGTCGCGACCGACCCCGGCAGCGTGAGCGACATCGACGGATGGGCGACCGGCACCGACGGCGTCACGCTCCTCGAACAGGAGGAGGGCGACGACGTGTACACCCACTACGTCCGCAAGGAGGAGTGA
- a CDS encoding DsrE family protein, with product MDEIGIIISDDDPKNLAMATNLGHVALTMDTDVFLYFTFDGLTHLLEGEKDLSSVQPLLDEGMPNPYDMLDQLIADGGEAVTSVACTTTLDMLQWEQDAIDDDLTTQFAGAVTFLEAADDADHVFTF from the coding sequence ATGGACGAAATTGGCATCATCATCTCCGACGACGACCCGAAGAACCTCGCGATGGCGACCAACCTCGGCCACGTCGCGCTGACGATGGACACGGACGTGTTCCTCTACTTCACCTTCGACGGGCTGACGCACCTGCTGGAGGGTGAGAAGGACCTCTCTTCGGTCCAGCCGCTCCTCGACGAGGGGATGCCGAACCCCTACGACATGCTCGACCAGCTGATCGCCGACGGCGGTGAGGCGGTCACCTCGGTCGCGTGTACGACCACGCTGGACATGCTCCAGTGGGAGCAGGACGCCATCGACGACGACCTGACGACGCAGTTCGCCGGCGCGGTCACGTTCCTCGAAGCCGCCGACGACGCCGACCACGTGTTCACGTTCTGA
- a CDS encoding helix-turn-helix domain-containing protein, with protein MPDSMSEQLQRDMECEGLLECFHGLKQLDKDCYQTLVSADEALTIDEVAERVDRERSTAYRAVQRLLKAGFIQKEQINYEQGGYYHVYMPTDPSQIADDMQRLLNDWYAKMGQLIGEFEDKYEQPERATVKN; from the coding sequence ATGCCCGATTCGATGTCCGAACAGCTCCAACGGGACATGGAGTGCGAGGGGTTACTCGAGTGTTTCCACGGCCTGAAGCAGTTAGACAAGGACTGCTACCAGACGCTCGTATCAGCCGACGAGGCGCTCACGATCGACGAGGTCGCCGAGCGCGTCGACCGGGAACGCTCCACCGCCTACCGTGCGGTTCAGCGGCTCCTCAAGGCCGGCTTCATCCAGAAAGAACAGATCAACTACGAGCAGGGTGGCTACTACCACGTGTACATGCCGACGGACCCGTCGCAGATCGCGGACGACATGCAGCGGCTGCTCAACGACTGGTACGCGAAGATGGGACAGCTCATCGGCGAGTTCGAGGACAAGTACGAGCAGCCCGAGCGCGCTACCGTCAAGAACTGA
- a CDS encoding DUF7542 family protein: MATTVRVRCTDCAYEESFDSLRRARTALDEHERATSHAVDWEIGGLSSGVERAGDDAGVCGREGCANSDSPLLDHDPSAASDPSD, from the coding sequence ATGGCGACGACCGTTCGGGTTCGCTGCACCGACTGCGCGTACGAGGAGTCGTTCGACTCGCTCCGCCGGGCGCGGACCGCGCTCGACGAGCACGAACGCGCGACGAGCCACGCCGTCGACTGGGAGATCGGCGGACTCTCTTCCGGGGTCGAGCGCGCGGGCGACGACGCCGGCGTCTGCGGCCGAGAGGGGTGTGCGAACTCCGACTCGCCGCTGCTCGATCACGACCCGTCCGCCGCCTCGGACCCGAGCGACTGA